A window of Tripterygium wilfordii isolate XIE 37 chromosome 7, ASM1340144v1, whole genome shotgun sequence contains these coding sequences:
- the LOC120001732 gene encoding uncharacterized protein LOC120001732 isoform X3 gives MIMAGAEPKYDYLDSGDNVRESVPNQMNPPLKCEGDGCYHSMGNDRPPCLPENCTFKNLGPEGNHAGLSDKEKFHQVEIKYDEEMQYIYGDLEPLEESKYLVLHDCEPKSWPGRLRAQPCDDGFETFEPTFALTEPQWKPNAGSPILENDLTLPNFDTKPNISMVLKLKLRAGVEFTLRPQPQCSMMVEQNVQAEAESASSILQESNPVRESTMTMQPEGNAAESEENYEPKNRHSGLRTPPCGDHIEALKPTSAQAQPQLKRKTGNLIIDSAVIRKGKRGKRRGSCE, from the exons TTATGGCTGGGGCGGAACCAAAATATGATTATCTGGACTCTGGTGATAATGTAAGGGAATCTGTGCCAAATCAAATGAATCCCCCACTGAAGTGTGAAGGTGACGGTTGTTATCATAGCATGGGGAATGACAGGCCTCCTTGCTTGCCAGAGAACTGTACTTTTAAAAATTTGGGACCGGAGGGTAATCATGCTGGCCTTTCTGACAAAG AAAAGTTCCACCAAGTGGAAATAAAATATGATGAGGAAATGCAATACATATATGGAGATCTAGAACCACTTGAAGAGAGTAAGTATCTTGTTCTACATGACTGTGAGCCCAAAAGTTGGCCGGGCAGGCTGAGAGCCCAACCATGTGATGATGGCTTTGAGACATTTGAGCCAACTTTTGCTCTAACTGAGCCCCAATGGAAACCCAACGCTGGCAGTCCCATACTAGAGAACGATCTTACTCTACCCAACTTTGACACAAAGCCCAATATCAGCATGGTGTTGAAGCTGAAATTGCGCGCTGGAGTAGAATTCACTTTGAGGCCTCAGCCTCAATGTAGCATGATGGTGGAGCAGAATGTCCAAGCTGAAGCAGAATCAGCTTCAAGCATTCTGCAGGAGTCAAATCCTGTTAGGGAATCAACAATGACAATGCAACCAGAGGGTAACGCAGCAGAGTCAGAAGAAAACTATGAGCCCAAAAATCGGCACAGTGGACTAAGAACCCCACCATGTGGTGatcacattgaagctttgaagCCAACTTCAGCTCAAGCACAGCCCCAACTGAAACGCAAGACTGGCAATCTCATTATAGATTCAGCTGTGATCAGGAAAGGGAAACGAGGGAAACGGCGTGGGTCATGTGAATGA
- the LOC120001732 gene encoding uncharacterized protein LOC120001732 isoform X2 — protein MIMAGAEPKYDYLDSGDNVRESVPNQMNPPLKCEGDGCYHSMGNDRPPCLPENCTFKNLGPEGNHAGLSDKEEKFHQVEIKYDEEMQYIYGDLEPLEESKYLVLHDCEPKSWPGRLRAQPCDDGFETFEPTFALTEPQWKPNAGSPILENDLTLPNFDTKPNISMVLKLKLRAGVEFTLRPQPQCSMMVEQNVQAEAESASSILQESNPVRESTMTMQPEGNAAESEENYEPKNRHSGLRTPPCGDHIEALKPTSAQAQPQLKRKTGNLIIDSAVIRKGKRGKRRGSCE, from the exons TTATGGCTGGGGCGGAACCAAAATATGATTATCTGGACTCTGGTGATAATGTAAGGGAATCTGTGCCAAATCAAATGAATCCCCCACTGAAGTGTGAAGGTGACGGTTGTTATCATAGCATGGGGAATGACAGGCCTCCTTGCTTGCCAGAGAACTGTACTTTTAAAAATTTGGGACCGGAGGGTAATCATGCTGGCCTTTCTGACAAAG AAGAAAAGTTCCACCAAGTGGAAATAAAATATGATGAGGAAATGCAATACATATATGGAGATCTAGAACCACTTGAAGAGAGTAAGTATCTTGTTCTACATGACTGTGAGCCCAAAAGTTGGCCGGGCAGGCTGAGAGCCCAACCATGTGATGATGGCTTTGAGACATTTGAGCCAACTTTTGCTCTAACTGAGCCCCAATGGAAACCCAACGCTGGCAGTCCCATACTAGAGAACGATCTTACTCTACCCAACTTTGACACAAAGCCCAATATCAGCATGGTGTTGAAGCTGAAATTGCGCGCTGGAGTAGAATTCACTTTGAGGCCTCAGCCTCAATGTAGCATGATGGTGGAGCAGAATGTCCAAGCTGAAGCAGAATCAGCTTCAAGCATTCTGCAGGAGTCAAATCCTGTTAGGGAATCAACAATGACAATGCAACCAGAGGGTAACGCAGCAGAGTCAGAAGAAAACTATGAGCCCAAAAATCGGCACAGTGGACTAAGAACCCCACCATGTGGTGatcacattgaagctttgaagCCAACTTCAGCTCAAGCACAGCCCCAACTGAAACGCAAGACTGGCAATCTCATTATAGATTCAGCTGTGATCAGGAAAGGGAAACGAGGGAAACGGCGTGGGTCATGTGAATGA
- the LOC120001732 gene encoding uncharacterized protein LOC120001732 isoform X4 codes for MAGAEPKYDYLDSGDNVRESVPNQMNPPLKCEGDGCYHSMGNDRPPCLPENCTFKNLGPEGNHAGLSDKEEKFHQVEIKYDEEMQYIYGDLEPLEESKYLVLHDCEPKSWPGRLRAQPCDDGFETFEPTFALTEPQWKPNAGSPILENDLTLPNFDTKPNISMVLKLKLRAGVEFTLRPQPQCSMMVEQNVQAEAESASSILQESNPVRESTMTMQPEGNAAESEENYEPKNRHSGLRTPPCGDHIEALKPTSAQAQPQLKRKTGNLIIDSAVIRKGKRGKRRGSCE; via the exons ATGGCTGGGGCGGAACCAAAATATGATTATCTGGACTCTGGTGATAATGTAAGGGAATCTGTGCCAAATCAAATGAATCCCCCACTGAAGTGTGAAGGTGACGGTTGTTATCATAGCATGGGGAATGACAGGCCTCCTTGCTTGCCAGAGAACTGTACTTTTAAAAATTTGGGACCGGAGGGTAATCATGCTGGCCTTTCTGACAAAG AAGAAAAGTTCCACCAAGTGGAAATAAAATATGATGAGGAAATGCAATACATATATGGAGATCTAGAACCACTTGAAGAGAGTAAGTATCTTGTTCTACATGACTGTGAGCCCAAAAGTTGGCCGGGCAGGCTGAGAGCCCAACCATGTGATGATGGCTTTGAGACATTTGAGCCAACTTTTGCTCTAACTGAGCCCCAATGGAAACCCAACGCTGGCAGTCCCATACTAGAGAACGATCTTACTCTACCCAACTTTGACACAAAGCCCAATATCAGCATGGTGTTGAAGCTGAAATTGCGCGCTGGAGTAGAATTCACTTTGAGGCCTCAGCCTCAATGTAGCATGATGGTGGAGCAGAATGTCCAAGCTGAAGCAGAATCAGCTTCAAGCATTCTGCAGGAGTCAAATCCTGTTAGGGAATCAACAATGACAATGCAACCAGAGGGTAACGCAGCAGAGTCAGAAGAAAACTATGAGCCCAAAAATCGGCACAGTGGACTAAGAACCCCACCATGTGGTGatcacattgaagctttgaagCCAACTTCAGCTCAAGCACAGCCCCAACTGAAACGCAAGACTGGCAATCTCATTATAGATTCAGCTGTGATCAGGAAAGGGAAACGAGGGAAACGGCGTGGGTCATGTGAATGA